A genomic region of bacterium contains the following coding sequences:
- a CDS encoding glycosyltransferase family 4 protein, whose amino-acid sequence MSAPRLLYVLDRFPTDTLNFVYNEMRALEAAGCGVEIVSLLPPGPCPAEARDYLARTQVLRPIPPGRLLRAWLHYALRRPRALAGLFGTVLEDAGPGKALHNLAHLAVGVVFAYSVRERPAHIHAHFAYKAALAGLCAKRLNGSGFSFTAHGSDTVMPEKRHSLKSKLRGADFAIAISEYNRRTLLALCPELPAGQVRLQRTGIRLAEFPFQPRPARREGPARLVCVASLYPVKNHEGLLGACALLAARGQAFRLDLVGKDEGGRRAQLEAQARRLGVLEAVRFHGSVDHGEVARFLAEADLFVLASHSEGIPVSMMEAMAVGLPVVGPRVTGLPELVEDGVSGLLADPARPDAFAAAIARLLDDPAAAAAMARRARARIEADYDMDRNAQALAQWLRERLA is encoded by the coding sequence ATGAGCGCGCCGCGCCTGCTCTACGTCCTCGACCGCTTTCCCACGGACACGCTCAACTTCGTCTACAACGAGATGCGTGCGCTCGAGGCGGCGGGCTGCGGGGTCGAGATCGTGTCACTCTTGCCGCCCGGCCCCTGCCCCGCCGAAGCGCGAGACTACTTGGCGCGCACGCAGGTGCTGCGCCCGATCCCGCCCGGGCGGCTGCTTCGCGCCTGGCTCCACTACGCGCTCCGCCGGCCGCGCGCGCTGGCCGGGCTCTTCGGCACGGTCCTCGAAGACGCCGGTCCCGGGAAGGCTCTGCACAATCTCGCCCACCTGGCCGTGGGCGTCGTCTTCGCCTACAGCGTGCGCGAGCGGCCGGCGCACATCCACGCGCACTTCGCCTACAAGGCCGCGCTGGCCGGGCTCTGCGCGAAGCGCCTGAACGGTAGCGGCTTCAGCTTCACGGCCCACGGCAGCGACACGGTGATGCCAGAGAAGCGCCACAGCCTGAAGAGCAAGCTGCGCGGCGCGGACTTCGCCATCGCGATCTCGGAGTACAACCGGCGGACCCTGCTCGCGCTCTGCCCCGAGCTGCCCGCGGGGCAGGTGCGCCTCCAGCGCACGGGCATCCGGCTCGCGGAGTTCCCCTTCCAGCCGCGGCCCGCGCGGCGCGAAGGCCCGGCGCGGCTGGTCTGCGTGGCCTCGCTCTACCCGGTCAAGAACCACGAGGGCCTGCTCGGCGCCTGCGCGCTGCTCGCGGCGCGCGGCCAGGCCTTTCGCCTCGATCTCGTCGGCAAGGACGAAGGCGGCCGCCGCGCCCAGCTCGAGGCGCAGGCGCGCCGGCTCGGCGTCCTCGAGGCCGTTCGCTTCCACGGCAGCGTGGACCACGGCGAGGTGGCGCGCTTCCTGGCCGAGGCGGACCTCTTCGTGCTCGCCAGCCACAGCGAGGGCATCCCGGTCTCGATGATGGAGGCGATGGCCGTCGGCCTGCCGGTCGTCGGGCCGCGGGTGACGGGTCTGCCCGAGCTGGTCGAGGACGGGGTGAGCGGTCTGCTCGCCGATCCCGCGCGGCCGGACGCCTTCGCCGCCGCCATCGCGCGCTTGCTCGACGATCCCGCAGCGGCCGCGGCCATGGCCCGCCGCGCGCGGGCGCGCATCGAAGCCGACTACGACATGGACAGAAACGCGCAGGCGCTCGCGCAGTGGCTGCGCGAGCGCCTGGCGTGA
- a CDS encoding glycosyltransferase family 1 protein codes for MSRTAQPSRFDLLCFGEDWYKSSYTSTRQIVLRLAVGRRLLWVNPLPVRAPSLAGRDERHAALRKIQHKLRTHLRPLARPRPGVWVLSPLYLPVFLDARGDRLNGALLTAQVWLALRLLGLRRPLIWASSTYHALFVARRLAHRGFFYRFADKNSAFTDLPPERAARARALYETYDRRLCAEADRVYCASRAIAEDLRARCGESERIVYQPHGVDFAHFSAAGTGALPLPEALRGLPHPVVGYFGSLTNHNDKGILRRLAERHPDWSLVLIGRVIGDYSELADLPNFRLTGAVPYAELPAWAQAFDVAIMNWIETEWIASSFPVKVQEYLALGLPVVSVRIREVAEQFGDLVRIAEGPDDFVRLVEEELRTDTPAKRAARRERVRDRDWSQIAAAVLADAEAIHRGKSA; via the coding sequence GTGAGCCGGACAGCGCAACCCTCTCGCTTCGACCTGCTCTGCTTCGGCGAGGACTGGTACAAGTCCAGCTACACGAGCACGCGGCAGATCGTGCTGCGCCTGGCCGTTGGCCGGCGCCTGCTCTGGGTGAATCCCCTGCCCGTGCGCGCGCCCTCCCTGGCCGGGCGCGACGAGCGCCACGCCGCCCTGCGCAAGATCCAGCACAAGCTGCGCACGCACCTGCGGCCCCTCGCTCGGCCGCGGCCGGGAGTCTGGGTGCTGAGCCCGCTCTACTTGCCCGTGTTCCTGGACGCCCGCGGCGATCGCCTGAACGGCGCGCTGCTCACGGCGCAGGTCTGGCTGGCGCTTCGCCTGCTGGGGTTGCGCCGACCGCTGATCTGGGCCTCGTCCACCTATCACGCGCTCTTCGTCGCGCGGCGCCTTGCCCACCGCGGCTTCTTCTACCGCTTCGCCGACAAGAACAGCGCCTTCACGGACCTGCCGCCCGAGCGGGCGGCCCGGGCGCGCGCGCTCTACGAGACCTACGACCGGCGGCTCTGCGCCGAGGCGGACCGCGTCTACTGCGCCTCGCGGGCGATCGCCGAGGACCTGCGCGCGCGCTGTGGCGAGAGCGAGCGGATCGTCTACCAGCCGCACGGGGTGGACTTCGCGCACTTCAGCGCCGCGGGGACTGGCGCGCTCCCCTTGCCCGAGGCGCTGCGCGGGCTGCCGCATCCGGTGGTCGGCTACTTCGGCAGCCTCACCAACCACAACGACAAGGGCATCCTGCGGCGCCTCGCCGAGCGGCACCCCGACTGGAGCCTCGTGCTGATCGGCCGCGTGATCGGCGACTACAGCGAACTGGCGGACCTGCCCAACTTCCGCCTCACCGGCGCCGTGCCCTACGCCGAGCTGCCGGCCTGGGCGCAGGCCTTCGACGTCGCCATCATGAACTGGATAGAGACCGAGTGGATCGCGAGCAGCTTCCCGGTCAAGGTGCAGGAGTACCTGGCGCTCGGCCTGCCCGTGGTCTCCGTGCGCATCCGCGAGGTGGCCGAGCAGTTCGGCGATCTCGTGCGCATCGCCGAGGGGCCCGATGACTTCGTCCGCCTCGTCGAGGAGGAGCTGAGGACCGATACGCCGGCCAAGCGGGCGGCGCGCCGCGAGCGCGTGCGGGATCGCGACTGGTCGCAGATCGCCGCGGCCGTGCTCGCGGACGCCGAGGCGATCCACCGCGGGAAGTCGGCATGA